Proteins found in one Magnolia sinica isolate HGM2019 chromosome 5, MsV1, whole genome shotgun sequence genomic segment:
- the LOC131247145 gene encoding regulator of nonsense transcripts UPF2-like — translation MPVLSVDTNLDMVDGLITMENENAKVLNAKGELSDENVNAYEKLRKSFDYLFRGVSSYFYLSTSKALEMQPPVMPEDGHTRVTTGEDSSFLTSGKESSALEPIWDDEDTRAFYECLPDLKAFVPAVLLGEVEPKLNEQSAKTQEQQTESVPEPDQSQMVVQDNVEASADSEFSQDGKADEEGKDKEDKEKEKISDSDKEKAKEKDAERKGEAEKEKLKSLDGTNLDGLLQRFPGCVSRDLIDQLTVTTLVAQTV, via the exons ATGCCTGTATTATCAGTGGATACCAATTTGGACATGGTTGATGGTTTGATCACT ATGGAGAATGAAAATGCAAAGGTCTTGAATGCTAAAGGAGAACTCAGTGATGAAAATGTGAATGCATATGAAAAGCTAAGGAAGTCGTTTGACTACTTATTCCGTGGTGTCTCTTCATACTTTTATCTGTCAACTT CCAAAGCACTTGAAATGCAACCTCCTGTAATGCCGGAAGATGGTCACACTAGGGTTACGACTGGAGAAGATTCATCATTTCTTACTTCTGGAAAAGAATCTTCTGCTCTTGAACCTATATGGGATGATGAAGATACAAGGGCCTTTTATGAATGTTTACCTGATCTCAA AGCATTTGTTCCAGCTGTATTACTGGGAGAAGTTGAACCAAAGCTGAATGAGCAATCTGCGAAGACACAAGAGCAACAAACT GAATCGGTGCCAGAGCCAGACCAGAGTCAAATGGTGGTACAAGACAATGTAGAGGCCTCTGCCGATTCTGAATTTTCACAGGATGGAAAAGCAGATGAAGAAGGTAAGGACAAAGaggataaagaaaaagaaaagattagCGACTCTGACAAGGAGAAAGCAAAGGAAAAAGATgctgaaagaaaaggagaagctgAGAAGGAGAAGCTGAAAAGTCTTGATGGAACGAATTTGGATGGTTTGTTGCAGAGGTTTCCTGGCTGCGTGAGCCGGGACCTTATTGATCAGTTGACTGTAACCACCTTAGTTGCACAAACTGTCTAA